A window of the Lysinibacillus irui genome harbors these coding sequences:
- a CDS encoding inorganic phosphate transporter: protein MLEYFAIAISLFFAMNIGASGAAASMGVAYGAGAIKKAWQALLLCAVGVFSGAILGGGEVVKTISSGIMPQEYITVKIVVIILISATSSLFFANLLGIPLSTSEVTVGAVVGVGIAYKVLFVNSLLVIISFWIIVPLVAFIIALIFGKLLYKLQSRGQLKDRPILTILLVLAGFFEAFSAGMNNVANAVGPLVGAGMMDVTTGIILGGAFVAIGAMLLGKRVLETNGKKIVRFKKAEGILISSTGALLVGISSIFGLPVPLTQVTSSSIIGMGMAQNGKQIFHQHIVKKIIRIWIVSPIFSLAISYFLVQLFLEKDLYAIILIGSIIVGTLGVISLMRTMREEEQSIYDAGEGI, encoded by the coding sequence ATGCTTGAATATTTTGCAATAGCGATTAGTTTATTTTTTGCGATGAATATAGGTGCTAGCGGAGCAGCAGCCTCTATGGGGGTTGCTTATGGTGCAGGTGCCATCAAAAAAGCGTGGCAAGCATTGCTGTTATGCGCAGTCGGCGTTTTTAGTGGAGCGATATTAGGCGGAGGAGAAGTTGTCAAAACGATTAGCTCTGGCATTATGCCACAGGAGTATATAACGGTAAAAATTGTTGTCATTATTTTAATTTCAGCAACAAGCTCTTTGTTTTTTGCCAATCTTCTAGGCATACCATTATCAACAAGTGAAGTAACGGTAGGTGCCGTTGTTGGGGTTGGTATTGCCTATAAAGTGCTATTCGTCAATTCTTTGCTTGTTATCATCTCATTTTGGATTATTGTACCACTTGTAGCTTTTATTATAGCTCTTATATTTGGCAAGCTGTTATATAAATTACAAAGTAGAGGACAGCTAAAAGATCGTCCGATTTTAACGATCCTTCTAGTATTGGCTGGATTTTTTGAAGCTTTTTCGGCTGGCATGAACAATGTGGCAAATGCAGTTGGACCACTTGTTGGTGCAGGTATGATGGACGTTACGACAGGTATTATCCTTGGTGGGGCCTTTGTCGCAATCGGCGCTATGCTACTTGGCAAACGTGTTCTTGAAACAAACGGCAAAAAAATTGTGCGCTTTAAAAAAGCAGAAGGAATTTTAATTTCTAGTACAGGTGCACTTCTTGTAGGGATTAGTTCAATATTTGGACTTCCGGTTCCATTAACACAAGTAACGTCTTCATCCATTATTGGAATGGGTATGGCACAAAATGGGAAACAAATTTTTCATCAGCATATTGTGAAAAAAATTATTCGCATTTGGATTGTTTCACCCATCTTTTCGTTAGCTATTTCTTATTTTCTAGTACAGCTATTTTTAGAGAAGGATCTCTACGCCATTATTTTAATTGGCAGTATTATTGTTGGAACACTGGGAGTCATTAGTTTAATGCGTACAATGCGTGAAGAGGAGCAATCTATCTATGATGCAGGGGAAGGCATTTAA